The following is a genomic window from Coleofasciculaceae cyanobacterium.
ACAAACAGATGCAGTTAATTTAGGTTGATCGCGATAGGGCAGAGATAATTGAACCTGAATAATATTGTCATTGGTATCGATTGATAATTTACCACCCATATTAGTAATAGCAGCAGTAATCTCCTCAAAGGCTGTTTTCGTCTGTGGATCTGAGTTGGACAACATTGCTTCTAAATATAGGCGATCGCTTTCATAAGACAAACGGCAATAATTACAGCGATTGACCTGAAGAACTTCCGCCGTTTTCAATAAGATATAGTTGCCAGAAATAGACAAAGGGTGTTTTTTCTCTACCAGCATTAGGGCAATATTAGTTAAAATAACCGATATTTGCTCACAAAGGGGTTTATTTGTCCATAAACGTGGATTATCAAAACGCGCTCGCACTGTTAATTCCTGTTGATATAGTTGAGCGTTATTTAAAGCTACTGCTACCGAACTACAGAGTATTCTTAAGGCTTCTAAAAACTCGACCTCCATTGATTGATGGCTAAAAACTGCTAGCACTCCAACTGCCTCCCCTGCAATAGTTAGAGGTAACCCAGCAAAACCACAAATACTATTGGCGATCGCCGATTGACGCTCTTTTACCAAGTCTCTTCTGCTAACTGGTTACTCAAAAAA
Proteins encoded in this region:
- a CDS encoding LuxR C-terminal-related transcriptional regulator, whose amino-acid sequence is MVKERQSAIANSICGFAGLPLTIAGEAVGVLAVFSHQSMEVEFLEALRILCSSVAVALNNAQLYQQELTVRARFDNPRLWTNKPLCEQISVILTNIALMLVEKKHPLSISGNYILLKTAEVLQVNRCNYCRLSYESDRLYLEAMLSNSDPQTKTAFEEITAAITNMGGKLSIDTNDNIIQVQLSLPYRDQPKLTASVCDREQEVIQLLAKGMRDRQIAQKLFISDRTLKFHVNNAVNKLNSRTRIQAIHQAYSQGYLSQNLN